A window of Deinococcus seoulensis contains these coding sequences:
- a CDS encoding c-type cytochrome: MNGPDLTPDLTPDPSERGFTVREIGAFVLFVTATVSLGVWGYRTGQGLAGTGGATVTAVHATVPDGQTLFAGNCAGCHGAQGQGGLGPALKAPAAWAAPDFQRAVMQGVTPDGRTLGAVMPRIAQVGLDGQDATPEQLAALQEYLKTLP, from the coding sequence GTGAACGGACCTGACCTCACCCCGGACCTCACGCCCGACCCCTCCGAACGTGGCTTCACCGTCCGTGAAATCGGCGCCTTCGTGCTCTTCGTGACCGCCACCGTCAGCCTGGGCGTCTGGGGGTACCGCACCGGGCAGGGCCTGGCAGGCACGGGCGGCGCGACCGTCACCGCCGTGCACGCCACCGTCCCCGACGGACAGACGCTGTTCGCCGGGAACTGCGCCGGCTGCCACGGCGCGCAGGGCCAGGGGGGCCTCGGCCCGGCCCTGAAAGCCCCCGCCGCGTGGGCCGCCCCGGACTTCCAGCGGGCCGTGATGCAGGGCGTCACCCCGGACGGCCGCACGCTGGGCGCCGTGATGCCACGCATCGCGCAGGTCGGCCTGGACGGCCAGGACGCCACGCCGGAACAACTCGCGGCACTCCAGGAGTACCTGAAGACGCTGCCCTGA
- a CDS encoding b(o/a)3-type cytochrome-c oxidase subunit 1, whose product MTTSHPAPSRAPERPAPAAPAGSSATGGLSGVTDAAALTGLKTLTQYYVVTAFLALFIGVMLGPLQALNYGGVNVYEYPLLKALIRSYYQGLTLHGVLNALVFTQFFISGWLLYLPLRELTQAGGARPNLRFAWFTYVLMTAGLLTAAVPLLSNDATVLYTFYPPLEGSPVFYIGAGVMVAASLLVAGQVVWTWLAWKRAHPGRVTPVVTYMSVATWLMWAVAALGLVVEVVVMLIPWSLGLTRGVDPLLARTLFWWTGHPIVYFWLLPAYVSWYAFLPRQAGGRMASEGLTRLSFAMFLVFSVPVGLHHQYADPNVQSSWKVIHMFLTFLVAVPSLLTAFSVAASLEDAARARGGRGVVGWMRRLPWGNASVTAQVLAMVSFIFGGAGGIVNASIAFAPVVHNTAWIPGHFHITVGTATTLTFMGVAFWLVPHLTGKRLFAPRAALASAWLWFGGMMLFALGMHWQGLAGVPRRAQVSASAQQAAYDAMNLGVPRALTALSGVILLVAGLTFFTVLFRTLLSARRDNPEDTAIPVSDTISPAGASLTAATPLVRHTEPLLALTLLALILVALVYGPVIAPMLANYQAVPGQRLW is encoded by the coding sequence GTGACCACCTCCCACCCCGCTCCCTCACGCGCGCCGGAACGCCCGGCACCCGCCGCGCCCGCAGGTTCGTCTGCCACGGGCGGCCTGAGCGGCGTGACCGACGCCGCTGCCCTGACCGGCCTGAAGACCCTCACGCAGTACTACGTGGTCACGGCCTTCCTGGCCCTGTTCATCGGCGTGATGCTGGGGCCACTCCAGGCCCTGAACTACGGCGGCGTCAACGTGTACGAGTACCCGCTCCTGAAAGCCCTGATCAGGTCGTACTACCAGGGCCTCACGCTGCACGGCGTGCTGAACGCGCTGGTGTTCACGCAGTTCTTCATCAGCGGCTGGTTGCTGTACCTGCCGCTGCGTGAACTGACCCAGGCGGGCGGCGCGCGCCCCAACCTGCGCTTCGCGTGGTTCACGTACGTGCTGATGACCGCCGGACTGCTCACGGCCGCCGTGCCACTGCTGAGCAACGACGCCACGGTCCTGTACACCTTCTACCCGCCGCTGGAAGGCAGTCCCGTGTTCTACATCGGGGCGGGCGTGATGGTCGCCGCGAGCCTGCTGGTCGCCGGTCAGGTCGTGTGGACGTGGCTGGCCTGGAAACGCGCGCATCCGGGCCGCGTGACGCCGGTCGTCACGTACATGAGCGTCGCCACGTGGCTGATGTGGGCCGTGGCCGCCCTGGGTCTGGTGGTCGAGGTCGTGGTCATGCTGATCCCCTGGTCGCTGGGCCTCACGCGCGGCGTGGACCCGCTGCTGGCCCGCACGCTGTTCTGGTGGACCGGGCACCCCATCGTGTACTTCTGGCTGCTCCCGGCGTACGTCAGCTGGTACGCCTTCCTGCCCCGGCAGGCCGGTGGGCGCATGGCCAGCGAGGGCCTGACCCGGCTGTCGTTCGCGATGTTCCTGGTGTTCAGCGTGCCCGTCGGCCTGCACCACCAGTACGCCGACCCGAACGTGCAGAGCAGCTGGAAGGTCATTCACATGTTCCTGACCTTCCTGGTGGCGGTGCCCAGCCTCCTGACCGCCTTCAGCGTCGCCGCCTCGCTGGAAGACGCCGCCCGTGCGCGCGGCGGCCGGGGCGTGGTCGGCTGGATGCGCCGCCTGCCGTGGGGGAACGCCAGCGTGACCGCGCAGGTGCTGGCCATGGTGTCGTTCATCTTCGGCGGGGCGGGCGGCATCGTGAACGCCAGCATCGCGTTCGCGCCGGTCGTGCACAACACCGCCTGGATTCCCGGTCACTTTCACATCACGGTGGGTACCGCCACCACCCTGACGTTCATGGGCGTGGCGTTCTGGCTGGTGCCGCACCTGACCGGCAAGCGCCTGTTCGCGCCGCGCGCCGCGCTCGCCTCGGCGTGGCTGTGGTTCGGCGGGATGATGCTGTTCGCGCTGGGCATGCACTGGCAGGGACTGGCGGGCGTGCCCCGGCGCGCGCAGGTCAGCGCCAGCGCCCAGCAGGCCGCGTACGACGCCATGAACCTGGGCGTGCCCCGCGCCCTGACCGCCCTGAGCGGCGTGATCCTGCTCGTGGCGGGCCTGACGTTCTTCACGGTGCTGTTCCGCACGCTGCTCTCGGCGCGGCGCGATAACCCGGAAGACACCGCCATTCCCGTCAGTGACACCATCAGCCCCGCCGGGGCGTCCCTGACGGCCGCCACTCCGCTGGTCCGGCACACCGAGCCGCTGCTGGCCCTGACGCTGCTGGCCCTGATCCTGGTCGCGCTGGTGTACGGCCCGGTCATCGCGCCCATGCTGGCGAACTACCAGGCCGTGCCCGGCCAGAGGCTGTGGTGA